A DNA window from Mycolicibacter terrae contains the following coding sequences:
- the wzm gene encoding galactan export ABC transporter permease subunit Wzm/RfbD — protein MSFTDVAAQSKTFARAWADLVDGFRRRELWLHLGWQDIKQRYRRSVLGPFWITIGTATTAVAMGGLYSKLFHLDLAVHLPYVTLGLIVWNLLNAAILEGADVFVANEGLIKQLPTPLSVHVYRLVWRQMILFAHNIVIYVPIALIFPKPWSWADLSVIPALVLIALNCVWVSLCFGILATRYRDIAPLLFSVVQLLFLMTPIIWNYDTLRAQGATRWINVVELNPLMHYLEIVRAPLLGAHQPLRHWAIVLVLTVLGWAVAAMVLRQFRARVAYWV, from the coding sequence ATGAGTTTCACCGACGTCGCCGCGCAGTCCAAAACTTTTGCGCGGGCGTGGGCGGATCTGGTGGACGGATTCCGCCGCCGCGAGCTGTGGCTGCACCTGGGTTGGCAGGACATCAAGCAGCGCTACCGCCGCAGCGTGCTGGGCCCGTTCTGGATCACCATCGGCACCGCCACCACGGCGGTGGCGATGGGCGGGCTGTACTCCAAACTGTTTCACCTCGACCTGGCCGTGCACCTGCCGTACGTGACGCTGGGGCTGATCGTGTGGAACCTGCTCAACGCCGCCATCCTGGAGGGCGCCGACGTGTTCGTCGCCAACGAGGGACTGATCAAACAGCTGCCGACGCCGTTGAGCGTGCACGTCTACCGGCTGGTGTGGCGGCAGATGATCCTGTTCGCCCACAACATCGTCATCTATGTGCCGATCGCCCTGATATTCCCGAAACCCTGGTCGTGGGCGGATCTTTCGGTGATCCCGGCGCTGGTGCTGATCGCGCTGAACTGCGTGTGGGTGTCACTGTGCTTCGGGATTCTGGCCACCCGCTACCGCGACATCGCGCCGCTGCTGTTCAGTGTGGTGCAGCTGCTGTTCTTGATGACGCCGATCATCTGGAACTACGACACGCTGCGCGCCCAGGGCGCCACCCGCTGGATCAACGTCGTCGAGCTCAACCCGCTGATGCACTACCTGGAGATCGTGCGGGCTCCGCTGCTGGGCGCGCACCAGCCGCTGCGGCACTGGGCGATAGTGCTGGTGTTGACCGTGCTCGGATGGGCGGTGGCCGCGATGGTGCTGCGCCAGTTCCGGGCGCGGGTGGCCTACTGGGTGTAG